Part of the Mus caroli chromosome 1, CAROLI_EIJ_v1.1, whole genome shotgun sequence genome, TCAAAGAGATCCGGAGGGAAGAGAAGTAGAAAACACAAGTCTACTGATTAAATCCATTCATTTAAAACAGACCAGCTCCACCAGGGAAGCAGTGAGCCCAGTCTCCTCTTGCCCTATCAGAAGCTCAGTCCACAGCTTTCCCTCTGAGCACTGCACTTCCTACAGGGGGCTGGAAGGGaaggaacccccacccccaagcaacCTCGAAGAAAATAGGAAGGGCTGGGGTTTTAACTCAGTGGTAAAGTTTAGATGGCATACaggaagctctaggttcagtggtcagtaaggaaagaaagggaggtaggaaggtatggagggggagagaaaaagagagggagagaaagagagagagaaagagagggagagaaagagggaaagaaagggagagagagaggcgtCAATTCAGATAATTCATTTTGACTTTTTCAGTTCAAAATATGACGCCCATCAAAAACCAGTAGGACAaagcaggtgggggtggggtgggcatggtggcagagacaggtggatccctggggcttggctggccagccagtctaacctacTTGGTGATGGAGCACTAACCACTTGAACAAAACACCACTACCATCCTCACATGATCACAATATCACAAGATCAACCCTGTGTGATCTTACAGGACCAAAAactttactgaaaaacaaaaaaacaaaaacacaaaacaaacaaaaacaaaaaacaaaaaatccaaaatgcCCCCAAGTCTAAAACTTCTTGAACATCAATCAACAAGACACCAGTAGCAGAAAGGGCCACTCCCAATTGTAGACAGGCTAAACGCAATGCATAAAATGAGGTTCTAGCTACATCATGtcttttttgtgggtttttgcaATGACCTGGAGCTAACCAAGTAgctaggctggccagtgagtcccaggaatccACCCGTCTCCATCTCCATATCCATATCCCTGGGATTATAAGTGAACACAACTACTCTCAGCCAATTTTCATGATTCTGGGGGCCCAACTCAGGTCCTGTTCTCTCAGTGAAGGCAGTTTGTTGACTGAGCAATCTTCCTAACCTCTGAAATAGCTATTTCTAATCAAAGATGCCAGACCAAGGCATGGAACACCCAAGGCTTTGTCTGCTCTGCAACTGCTAAACTCCAAACTTCACCTTAAAATATCACCCACCATAGCACAGAGGGTGTCTATCATGTCTGACAACCCAAAAAAGGAAAGTTTCTCAACTCTTCCTCATGTGTAGAAGAAATCGTGCAAACAAGTACGTTTTCTtgtcaaaataaaagcagaacacAGTGGGTTTGATACAGATAAGCCAAGCCATCCCATAAGTGTggtaaaatatacacacatacaccacatgaacacacacacacaacacatacacacacatatatattcacacacatatgcatacatgtgcacacacacatacgcacacacaaatatacagttTGGCTAAACCCTTGGGCAAGGTACACTTGTTACAGTTCTAGCGTTTAGGTGAATTTTGTTGTTGAGTCTGAGAATTTGGTAGCTCTGCAAAGCTAAAGACCACTGAGGTTAATGCTTAGAAGGGGGACGTGGAAGTACACTCATTGAGGTTGGATTACACTCATGGATGAGGGGAGATATTACTAGTTTGGTCAGTAAGGTACTAGGATCCTGTGGATCCTGGCTTCATTTCTGTTGGGACAAAATGCCCTTGCATGTGCAAGAGCAAAGAGAGATAAATGCATGCAGGCTTGCTCGCTCACTTGCTTTCCTCTCTTATACAGTTTAGGACTCCTGTCTAGGGAATGGGGCCTGCAAACATGACCTGGATCTTCTGACATCAATTAATTTTAGACAATCCCTAGAAAACATGCCATGGGCTAACCTGGTCTAGACAACCTCTCAATTAAGACTCTCTTTCCATGTTATTCTAAGTCATTTCAAAGTTGACAGTGGAAAACTAATCATCAGCTAGCTATATGTGGTGGAACACACACCTTTTACCTCAGCTCTTGgcgggcagagacaggcagatatctgtgagttcaaagccagcctgatctacatagagttccaggacaaccattgcttcatcatggtgggaaactaTGATGCTAAGAGTAGGAGGTGCCTGGTCTCACTTCAgcctcagccaggaagcagaatgtGGGAGAAAAGAAGAGCTTGGAGATCAGAGGTCATTTCACATGACCCATTTCTTCTGGGTAGGCTCTGCCTCTTCCCAAACAGCATCCCCAGCTGGGAGCCAGGTGTTGAAACATATGAGCCTAAGGGAGACATTTCACTTTCAAACCACGAAGGAGATAATGCTCTGCGTTTTAGAAGTTGAGACCCAGAGTGGAGGAAAGCTTTCCGCAGGCCCTACCACTAAAGAATAACTCAGCACAGTGCTGGACCTACCGGCTggagttctctcttcccatcacAGGCTACTTCTGATTAGCCAGCCAGCTGACCTTCCATCTCTTCATATCTGCTGTCTAAACGGGCTGTGTGAAGCAAATGGTAAGGGCTGGGGATGACAATGAGTGGCagtgtgcttgcctggcatgtacagggtcctgggtttgatccacaGCAATGCAAAAGCAaacctaaaaaataataataatgataataaagacTGTTTCTTCTACCAAAATAAGGAGTAAAGTCAGGCTTGGCAAGCCTTCTGGGCATCCATTCCACTGTGATTTTCCTAGGTGCATAACTGCATTGATGTAGCTATTAAAAGTCAGGCTACCCCTGCAACCAGACAGAGAAGCTATAATCACCCCAGGCATTTCCGAGGGACCTTTCAAGAACATCATTAATTCTGAATAAAGCTCTCCTTTCCAGCACTTTCCAATTATAGACTTGACATTCCtgttttgtgttaaaaaaaaattcctctgcCATTTAATTAAACTGAAATGAATCTACTTTTAAAAGCTCATATACGTGTCTGGTAGCCTAGTATCTGAGCTGACTTGGAAAAGTAAGACAAACAACAGCCTTTCTTAGCTTGTTCATTTTGAcccttttgtatttgtgtgtatgtgcacatgggtgtgtttGCTCCCTATCATAGTtccaggcagggtctctctttaaACCTGCAGCTCcttgattcagctagactggtgGTCTGTTGAGACATCCTTTCCTCAGCCGCTCATCATGACCAGGACAATGTAGCTATCTTTGTGTTCTTCAGTTGGTGGGGTCTTCCTCAGGGGAAGACTGGGGGTgtgactcagttggtagaatgcttgcccagcatgcataaAGCTTTAGGTTTCATTCCCAGAACCACACAAAGCAGGTATGGCGGtactgcctctgacttccacacttttgggggtgaaggaggaaggatcagaatttcaaggtcatccttcgTCACTCAGGAAGTTCCATGCCAGCTTGCAATacctgagaccctgccttaaaaatatTCAATTGTTAAAAACTAGTAACCAACGTGTTTAAAGATGAGGAAAGGGAGACACACAAGTATTAATGGATGTCTGGAATGGGAACTACAACCCAGGTTCTCTCTCCCAAATCTCCAGGAGACATCTCTGGGATTGGGATAAGTAaacaaagggggagggagagagagagagagagagagagagagagagagagagagagagagagNNNNNNNNNNNNNNNNNNNNNNNNNNNNNNNNNNNNNNNNNNNNNNNNNNNNNNNNNNNNNNNNNNNNNNNNNNNNNNNNNNNNNNNNNNNNNNNNNNNNNNNNNNNNNNNNNNNNNNNNNNNNNNNNNNNNNNNNNNNNNNNNNNNNNNNNNNNNNNNNNNNNNNNNNNNNNNNNNNNNNNNNNNNNNNNNNNNNNNNNNNNNNNNNNNNNNNNNNNNNNNNNNNNNNNNNNNNNNNNNNNNNNNNNNNNNNNNNNNNNNNNNNNNNNNNNNNNNNNNNNNNNNNNNNNNNNNNNNNNNNNNNNNNNNNNNNNNNNNNNNNNNNNNNNNNNNNNNNNNNNNNNNNNNNNNNNNNNNNNNNNNNNNNNNNNNNNNNNNNNNNNNNNNNNNNNNNNNNNNNNNNNNNNNNNNNNNNNNNNNNNNNNNNNNNNNNNNNNNNNNNNNNNNNNNNNNNNNNNNNNNNNNNNNNNNNNNNNNNNNNNNNNNNNNNNNNNNNNNNNNNNNNNNNNNNNNNNNNNNNNNNNNNNNNNNNNNNNNNNNNNNNNNNNNNNNNNNNNNNNNNNNNNNNNNNNNNNNNNNNNNNNNNNNNNNNNNNNNNNNNNNNNNNNNNNNNNNNNNNNNNNNNNNNNNNNNNNNNNNNNNNNNNNNNNNNNNNNNNNNNNNNNNNNNNNNNNNNNNNNNNNNNNNNNNNNNNNNNNNNNNNNNNNNNNNNNNNNNNNNNNNNNNNNNNNNNNNNNNNNNNNNNNNNNNNNNNNNNNNNNNNNNNNNNNNNNNNNNNNNNNNNNNNNNNNNNNNNNNNNNNNNNNNNNNNNNNNNNNNNNNNNNNNNNNNNNNNNNNNNNNNNNNNNNNNNNNNNNNNNNNNNNNNNNNNNNNNNNNNNcacacacacacacacacgcacacgcacacgcgcgcacacacacacacacacacacacacacacacacacacggtttggAGGCTCCAGCGCTAGTTCTCATGTACAAGTTTAGAAAATCATTTTCACAGGTGCATATCCCGCAGGTGGTTCTCTAGAAATACAAGCGAGAAGCCACCCCACGAGCTCAAGAGCAGATGGCCTTCTCCCGCGCTCCAGATGCGacatttcctctcctctcttacaCTGCAAAATCCAAACTCCGTTCTactcttctattttctatttttatttctttccaggaCCCTTCCCCCGCaccacacccacatccacaccaAGAAATCCACAAAGAGTCCCTGTTACCTGCGTGGTGACAGGAAGCGGTACCACCGCCCGCCTTCTGCGGCCAAATCGAAACTTGGCGGCTTTGTATATTTTCCAGTAGACGAAGAGCACCACCGCTAGAGGCAGGTAGAAGGCTCCGCAGGTGGAGAAGACAGCATAGGAGGGCTCCTGGCTCACCTGGCAACGCTGCAGCCGAGCATCATAGGCTTCGCCCCAGCCAAAAAGCAGCGGGGCGAGAGCAATGAGCGCGGACAGTGCCCAGGTGACCGCGATCATGAGCGCAGAAGCGCGGCTCCGGGTGCGCAGCGTGTACTGCAGGTGGCGCGTGATAGTCCAGTAGCGATCCAGGGCGATGGCCGCCACGTTCCAGATGCTGGCGGTGCAGCACAACACGTCGAAGGAGATCCACACGTGGCACAGACTCCTGCCTAGCTGCCAACGTCGCCCAGCGGACAACTCGCTCACCAGGCTCAGAGGCATCACCAGAGCCGCCACCAGGACATCCGAGACGGCTGTCGAGGCCACCAAGTTATGTGGCACGCGGTGGAAGGCGCGGACGCGCAGGATAGTCACCAGAACTAGCAGATTCCATAAGAAAGTGGCAGCGATCAGCAACACCAGTAGAGTCACCACAAGCACGGTGAAGGCAGAAAAGGGCGGCTCACGGCCGGGCAAGATGAGCCCACCTGGGGTGGATCCCATGCTCCTGCCGGAACTTGGGCTGTCACTGCAGCTCTCGGGTCCCGGAGGAAAGGCAAGGCCCGGAGTGGCGCCTGAGAGGTTAGAAACTTCCATTATTCAGAGACTTGGGCTCTGGGGCAGGAGATGTGCCCGTGGTTGCATGAACTGTGAATAGGTGGTGAAGCAAGAGAGGCACTCCGCGCGCCCAGCAACGCAAAAATAAGTCCAAACCGCGCCACCCTTGTCCTTTTTCCAAACTACAGTCTCCTTTTGGCGCTTCTTTTGGCGGTTTTCATGGACCCTCTTTTCCAGATGAGACTCTTTAGTCCAGCTTTGCCCAGCGCATCAATCTCTCAGTCTCTTTGTGGTCTTCAGGGTAACCGACTGCAGAGGATTGGGGACTGGTGCCTGGTCTCAATAGAGACCTTCCCTGAATGGTTGCTGGAACCAAGGGACTCCTCGTGTGGGCTGAAGTGGGCGGAGGAGTTTTGGAGCCGCCACCAATAGGAGCTGGAGCTGTAGCGCAGTACTAGAGGTCTCCCACCTCCGAGGGGCGGAGAGAAAGCTAAGCAGCGGTCGCCTCCGGGAAAAGTTGTTAACATCCTGTTGGAATTCCATAGCTACCACCTCCGCAGATCCCTCAAGTGGACTTGTTGGTTCTGTTAGACACTGAGACATTGGGCTACCAGCCAAAGGCATTGTGGTTTCCTGGAGCCCCGATTCTACCTGTATCCAGTCCCAAATATTGGAGTGCATGAAACAGAAAGTTCTGCGCCCCAGCTGCTAGGTGCTAGGTGCTAGGTGCTCCGTGCTCTGTGCTCCGTCCCAGCTCTGTGCTCCGTCCCAGCTGCTTGGTGCTCAGCTCATAGGGAGCATTTCTTGGACCTTGCAGTTTATCCCCTAGCTTTATGCTAACAGCTCCAGGCTGAAGCTGTTGGACAGAGATCTATCTAGAAGAGGGACAGTTTCCAACCATGTCTAACTTCAGGTGCTCCACCTTCTTTTGGTTTCTAATANNNNNNNNNNNNNNNNNNNNNNNNNNNNNNNNNNNNNNNNNNNNNNNNNNNNNNNNNNNNNNNNNNNNNNNNNNNNNNNNNNNNNNNNNNNNNNNNNNNNNNNNNNNNNNNNNNNNNNNNNNNNNNNNNNNNNNNNNNNNNNNNNNNNNNNNNNNNNNNNNNNNNNNNNNNNNNNNNNNNNNNNNNNNNNNNNNNNNNNNNNNNNNNNNNNNNNNNNNNNNNNNNNNNNNNNNNNNNNNNNNNNNNNNNNNNNNNNNNNNNNNNNNNNNNNNNNNNNNNNNNNNNNNNNNNNNNNNNNNNNNNNNNNNNNNNNNNNNNNNNNNNNNNNNNNNNNNNNNNNNNNNNNNNNNNNNNNNNNNNNNNNNNNNNNNNNNNNNNNNNNNNNNNNNNNNNNNNNNtg contains:
- the LOC110301108 gene encoding 5-hydroxytryptamine receptor 5B — translated: MEVSNLSGATPGLAFPPGPESCSDSPSSGRSMGSTPGGLILPGREPPFSAFTVLVVTLLVLLIAATFLWNLLVLVTILRVRAFHRVPHNLVASTAVSDVLVAALVMPLSLVSELSAGRRWQLGRSLCHVWISFDVLCCTASIWNVAAIALDRYWTITRHLQYTLRTRSRASALMIAVTWALSALIALAPLLFGWGEAYDARLQRCQVSQEPSYAVFSTCGAFYLPLAVVLFVYWKIYKAAKFRFGRRRRAVVPLPVTTQAKEAPQESEMVFTARRRATVTFQTSGDSWREQKEKRAAMMVGILIGVFVLCWIPFFLTELISPLCACSLPPIWKSIFLWLGYSNSFFNPLIYTAFNKNYNNAFKSLFTKQR